One Bdellovibrio bacteriovorus str. Tiberius DNA segment encodes these proteins:
- a CDS encoding NADH-quinone oxidoreductase subunit N, translating into MNINVGLSDVLLISPMIALFLASLLPITMKVLRGNREQHALITLGQALTGIVAAVVLLVVFGGSDKTAFNNGLIFDGVTQWMGIIALAGAGAAMVMMYENPATTGKQFSELIFLAMSSAVGMLILVSAVDLLMVFIGLEMMSLALYLMIAMSHEEKLSKEAALKYFILGSFASALFLYGVAFIFGSTGGTNILSFMDNAAELVQTSRLFLFGVTFVILGFCFKVSIAPFHAWTPDVYQGAPTPHTAFMATAVKTVSFAAFLRIIATKSLTGSDQLFDILQWMAVITMIVGNAAAIMQNNFKRMIAYSSVAHSGYLMVGLITAGVSDNGAFGASGVIFYLLAYGLMTIGAFAIAAMLEKSENHIVNIDDLAGFAKQRPMLALCLTVFLLSLAGIPPTLGFFGKFYMFNAAIGEGLLWLAIWGMLNSVIGVYYYLRPIVVMYMKEGNAEIAGHSLNATTVTAVVMALAIVLMGFVSGPIFSAVEKSLL; encoded by the coding sequence ATGAATATCAATGTTGGTCTTAGCGACGTTCTGTTGATCTCTCCGATGATCGCGTTGTTCCTGGCAAGTCTTCTGCCAATCACGATGAAGGTTCTTCGTGGCAACCGCGAACAACATGCCCTGATCACTTTGGGTCAGGCTTTGACGGGTATCGTGGCGGCAGTTGTGCTGTTGGTGGTCTTTGGCGGCTCTGACAAAACTGCTTTCAATAACGGTCTGATCTTCGACGGTGTCACGCAGTGGATGGGTATCATTGCCCTGGCTGGTGCGGGTGCCGCGATGGTGATGATGTACGAAAATCCGGCGACAACCGGCAAGCAGTTCTCTGAACTGATCTTCCTGGCGATGAGTTCTGCGGTGGGGATGTTGATCCTGGTTTCCGCGGTGGATCTGTTGATGGTCTTCATCGGTCTGGAAATGATGTCTTTGGCGCTGTACCTGATGATCGCCATGAGCCACGAGGAAAAACTTTCCAAAGAAGCGGCTTTGAAATACTTCATCCTGGGTTCTTTTGCTTCGGCATTGTTCCTGTACGGGGTGGCTTTCATCTTCGGTTCTACTGGTGGCACAAACATCCTGAGCTTCATGGACAACGCTGCTGAACTTGTTCAGACCAGCCGTCTGTTCCTGTTTGGTGTGACTTTCGTGATCCTGGGCTTCTGCTTCAAGGTTTCGATTGCTCCATTCCACGCTTGGACTCCGGACGTTTACCAGGGGGCGCCGACTCCGCACACAGCCTTCATGGCAACGGCGGTGAAAACAGTTTCCTTCGCGGCTTTCTTGCGTATTATTGCAACGAAGTCTTTGACGGGTTCTGATCAGCTGTTTGATATCCTTCAGTGGATGGCTGTTATCACCATGATCGTGGGTAATGCCGCGGCTATCATGCAGAATAACTTCAAACGCATGATCGCTTATTCCTCTGTGGCTCACTCCGGTTACCTGATGGTGGGTTTGATCACGGCGGGTGTCAGCGATAACGGCGCGTTTGGTGCGTCGGGCGTGATCTTCTATCTGCTGGCTTACGGTTTGATGACGATCGGTGCATTTGCGATTGCGGCGATGCTGGAAAAATCTGAAAACCACATTGTGAATATTGATGATCTTGCTGGTTTTGCGAAACAACGTCCGATGCTGGCGCTGTGTTTGACGGTGTTCCTGCTTTCTTTGGCGGGTATCCCACCAACACTGGGTTTCTTCGGTAAGTTCTACATGTTCAACGCGGCTATCGGTGAAGGCCTTCTGTGGCTGGCTATCTGGGGTATGTTGAACTCTGTGATCGGTGTTTACTACTACCTGCGCCCTATCGTTGTGATGTACATGAAAGAAGGAAACGCGGAAATCGCGGGTCATTCTTTGAATGCAACAACAGTGACTGCAGTGGTTATGGCTCTTGCCATTGTTTTGATGGGCTTTGTATCTGGTCCCATCTTCTCTGCTGTCGAAAAAAGTCTGTTGTAG
- a CDS encoding complex I subunit 4 family protein, giving the protein MILSSIVFLPLLFALLVAIWPKANTVRHLALGLSVIEFIVSLSLFKSFDASATGLQMVEKFMWIERFGIQYFMGIDGISLWLVLLTTFLTPIIILASWTSITERVKGFHICLFILQTAMLGTFLAMDAVFFYVFWELSLVPMYFMVGIWGGARRIYATVKFFIYTMAGSVLMLVAIIYMMYLTQEATGQMSASLLDFYQLQIPFVGGTFFSLQTLLFFAFALAFAIKVPAFPVHTWLPDAHVEAPTPGSVILAGVMLKMGTYGFMRWVIPLFPEASEYWAWLFMLIGTVGIIYGALVAMVQPDVKKLVAYSSVSHMGYILLGLFAFNAYGMGGGLYQMLNHGISTGALFILIGMIYERTHSREISKYGGLAGVLPIFTIFFFIITLSSIAVPMTNGFVGEFFILLGTYQSHPVFAYFAVSGVVLGAVYMLWMFKRVFFGEQGELVKDEHHPLHDLNAREITVLVPLVIMVFWMGLFPNHFLNFSKASIDHLVNNRSNYNLTIVQPGASEVMHAQGGN; this is encoded by the coding sequence ATGATCCTGAGTAGCATTGTTTTCCTACCTCTTTTATTCGCGCTGTTAGTTGCGATCTGGCCTAAGGCGAACACCGTTCGCCACCTGGCTTTGGGTCTTTCCGTGATTGAATTCATCGTGAGCCTTTCCCTGTTCAAAAGCTTCGACGCTTCCGCGACGGGCCTGCAGATGGTGGAAAAGTTCATGTGGATTGAACGCTTCGGCATCCAGTACTTCATGGGTATTGACGGGATTTCTTTGTGGCTGGTTCTGCTGACCACGTTCCTGACCCCGATCATTATCCTGGCAAGCTGGACATCCATCACTGAGCGTGTAAAAGGCTTCCACATCTGCCTGTTCATTCTGCAAACTGCGATGCTGGGCACTTTCCTGGCAATGGATGCGGTTTTCTTCTATGTGTTCTGGGAACTTTCTCTGGTTCCGATGTACTTCATGGTCGGTATCTGGGGTGGCGCTCGCCGTATCTACGCAACAGTGAAATTCTTCATCTACACGATGGCGGGTTCTGTGCTGATGCTGGTAGCGATCATCTATATGATGTACCTGACTCAGGAAGCGACCGGGCAGATGAGTGCAAGCTTGCTTGATTTCTATCAGCTGCAGATTCCGTTTGTGGGCGGCACGTTCTTCAGTTTGCAAACGTTGTTGTTCTTTGCCTTTGCATTGGCTTTCGCGATCAAGGTTCCGGCGTTCCCGGTTCACACTTGGTTGCCGGATGCCCACGTTGAAGCTCCGACTCCGGGTTCTGTGATCCTGGCGGGTGTGATGCTGAAAATGGGTACTTACGGTTTCATGCGCTGGGTGATTCCTTTGTTCCCGGAGGCTTCTGAATACTGGGCTTGGTTGTTCATGCTGATCGGTACTGTGGGCATCATCTATGGTGCTTTGGTGGCGATGGTTCAGCCAGATGTAAAGAAACTAGTGGCGTACTCTTCCGTATCCCACATGGGTTACATCCTTCTGGGTCTGTTTGCGTTCAACGCTTACGGCATGGGTGGTGGTTTGTACCAGATGCTGAATCACGGTATTTCTACCGGGGCGCTGTTCATCCTGATTGGTATGATCTACGAAAGAACGCATTCTCGTGAAATCTCCAAATACGGCGGTTTGGCGGGTGTGTTGCCAATCTTCACGATCTTCTTCTTTATCATCACTTTGTCCTCGATCGCGGTTCCAATGACCAACGGTTTCGTGGGCGAGTTCTTCATCCTTCTGGGCACTTACCAGTCTCATCCGGTCTTTGCTTACTTCGCAGTTTCCGGCGTGGTTCTGGGTGCGGTGTACATGCTGTGGATGTTTAAACGTGTGTTCTTCGGCGAGCAGGGTGAACTGGTTAAAGACGAGCATCATCCGCTGCATGACCTGAATGCGCGTGAAATCACGGTTCTGGTTCCATTGGTGATCATGGTGTTCTGGATGGGTCTGTTCCCGAATCATTTCCTGAACTTCTCTAAAGCCAGCATCGATCACCTGGTGAACAACAGAAGCAATTATAATCTGACGATTGTTCAGCCGGGCGCCTCTGAAGTTATGCACGCGCAAGGGGGTAACTAA
- the nuoL gene encoding NADH-quinone oxidoreductase subunit L produces MAVLILAPFVGFLINGVRYKKHSGNVAGSIATVAVAISFISAILLVVDLVSMPAEARRIAVSFFEWMAIDKFKVNAGFVVDQISAIMILVITGVGTLIHLFSIGYMHHDKGVAKYFAYLNLFIFNMLLLVLGDSLLVMFVGWEGVGLCSYLLIGFWFTDKEKAAAGMKAFITNRIGDAAFLLGMFVLFITFGTLNFSELNALAPTVAESSWLGALTLGTMFLFIGATGKSAQIPLYVWLPDAMAGPTPVSALIHAATMVTAGVYMIVRLNPLFIMAPNTMMVIAIIGAATAVFAATIGITQNDIKKVLAYSTVSQLGYMFLAAGVGAFGAAMFHLMTHAFFKALMFLGSGSVIHGMHEEQDIRKMGGLKKYMPITHITFLMGWLAIIGTPLFSGFFSKDEILAYAFHSPLGSPILWAAGVLGATLTAFYMTRLMALTFWGKSRVSDDVHPHESSAIMTIPLIILAILSVFAGWIGVPHVIGEHLGHMPNFWEHWLHPLISPIPGWTAIDHTTEWVLMGCSVGLATVSAIVAYQFYVKSPETPKKIAESIKPVYNTVYNKYFVDEAYFGFIINPLVSLSKNTWYYIDVNFIDKMTFWAGDLVRGMGSFARSVQTGNMQQYAMYIGIGVVVALSFVIMR; encoded by the coding sequence ATGGCAGTCCTGATTCTGGCTCCTTTTGTTGGTTTCCTGATCAACGGTGTCAGATATAAAAAACACTCTGGAAATGTGGCTGGCTCCATCGCAACGGTTGCGGTGGCGATCTCTTTCATCTCCGCGATCCTTTTGGTTGTGGACCTGGTTTCCATGCCCGCTGAAGCCCGCCGTATCGCGGTGAGCTTCTTCGAATGGATGGCGATTGATAAATTCAAGGTCAACGCCGGTTTCGTAGTCGATCAAATCAGCGCCATCATGATCCTGGTGATCACGGGTGTTGGTACTTTGATCCACTTGTTCTCTATCGGTTACATGCACCACGATAAAGGTGTGGCGAAATACTTCGCTTACCTGAACCTGTTCATCTTCAACATGTTGTTGCTTGTATTGGGTGACAGCTTGCTGGTGATGTTCGTGGGTTGGGAAGGTGTCGGTCTTTGCTCTTACCTGTTGATCGGTTTCTGGTTCACTGACAAAGAAAAAGCGGCGGCAGGTATGAAAGCCTTCATCACCAATCGTATTGGTGACGCGGCCTTCTTGCTGGGTATGTTCGTTTTGTTCATCACCTTCGGCACTTTGAACTTCTCTGAACTGAATGCACTGGCTCCAACAGTGGCTGAATCCTCCTGGTTGGGGGCTTTGACTCTGGGTACGATGTTCCTGTTCATCGGGGCGACTGGTAAATCCGCACAGATTCCTTTGTACGTTTGGCTTCCAGACGCGATGGCCGGTCCAACACCGGTTTCCGCCCTGATCCACGCGGCGACAATGGTGACTGCCGGTGTGTACATGATCGTTCGTCTGAATCCTTTGTTCATCATGGCTCCGAACACAATGATGGTTATTGCGATCATCGGTGCGGCGACCGCGGTGTTTGCAGCGACTATCGGTATCACTCAAAACGACATCAAAAAAGTTCTGGCATATTCGACGGTATCTCAGCTGGGTTATATGTTCCTGGCAGCCGGTGTGGGTGCGTTTGGCGCAGCGATGTTCCACTTGATGACTCACGCGTTCTTCAAAGCCCTGATGTTCCTGGGCTCTGGTTCTGTGATTCACGGAATGCACGAAGAACAGGACATCCGCAAAATGGGTGGTCTTAAAAAGTACATGCCAATCACGCACATCACTTTCCTGATGGGCTGGCTGGCGATCATCGGAACTCCGCTGTTCTCCGGTTTCTTCTCCAAGGATGAAATTCTGGCTTACGCATTCCATTCTCCACTGGGTTCTCCGATCCTTTGGGCGGCGGGTGTGCTGGGCGCGACTTTGACGGCGTTCTATATGACTCGTTTGATGGCGCTGACCTTCTGGGGTAAAAGCCGTGTTTCTGACGATGTTCATCCGCACGAATCTTCCGCGATCATGACGATTCCACTGATCATCCTGGCGATCCTTTCCGTGTTCGCGGGCTGGATTGGCGTTCCTCATGTTATCGGTGAACACCTGGGTCACATGCCGAACTTCTGGGAGCACTGGTTGCACCCGTTGATTTCTCCGATCCCGGGCTGGACAGCAATTGATCACACAACTGAATGGGTTCTGATGGGCTGTTCAGTGGGTCTGGCGACTGTTTCTGCGATTGTGGCTTATCAGTTCTATGTGAAGTCTCCAGAGACTCCGAAGAAAATCGCTGAAAGCATTAAGCCGGTTTACAACACGGTTTACAACAAGTACTTCGTGGACGAAGCCTACTTTGGTTTCATCATCAATCCGCTGGTTTCTTTGAGTAAAAACACCTGGTACTACATCGACGTGAATTTCATCGACAAGATGACGTTCTGGGCTGGTGATCTTGTGCGTGGCATGGGTTCCTTCGCCCGCTCGGTTCAGACCGGAAATATGCAACAATACGCGATGTACATTGGCATCGGCGTGGTTGTGGCCCTTTCATTTGTGATCATGAGGTAA